The Oncorhynchus clarkii lewisi isolate Uvic-CL-2024 chromosome 29, UVic_Ocla_1.0, whole genome shotgun sequence genome contains a region encoding:
- the LOC139388218 gene encoding uncharacterized protein produces the protein MGMDFVYIVEMVEVVGIALGVIGLILTIVICALPTWIETTFIAGNVVTTKVVLNGLWMCCLTLSTGQTRCEMDNSMCFFPDLWNYWGHVLEPAKAMILTAIILGVLGVMFSMVGAKCTDCIKDKTSQDKLIIIAGILFILAGILILIPVSMVARSIIRCSSERIKAVLGASLYFGWVAAALLLIGGVTLCITVGVFGWMMGIFGWIASLVPCALYILRPFYFFPEPPFRDIWMLLMPTFISTILGALGVMGSIFGTRCCNCIKSNRTRVKARFIVGMFFILAGILQLTTEFVIVHYLITDVHLQLTYLVIHPINWVIMLAELSCWSACMLLIGGTILCCSIFKRNQPDLTMTQSTSR, from the coding sequence ATGGGCATGGATTTTGTGTATATCGTGGAAATGGTGGAGGTCGTGGGCATCGCACTGGGAGTCATAGGATTAATACTGACCATTGTGATCTGTGCTCTCCCCACCTGGATAGAGACAACCTTTATAGCAGGTAACGTTGTCACCACAAAGGTGGTCTTGAACGGCCTGTGGATGTGCTGTTTGACCCTAAGCACGGGTCAGACACGGTGTGAGATGGACAACTCCATGTGCTTTTTTCCCGATCTTTGGAACTATTGGGGACATGTTCTGGAGCCTGCCAAAGCCATGATCCTGACTGCCATCATCCTGGGGGTTCTGGGGGTCATGTTCTCCATGGTTGGAGCCAAGTGCACTGACTGCATCAAAGACAAAACATCTCAGGACAAGTTGATAATTATTGCTGGAATACTTTTCATCCTGGCCGGAATTCTCATCCTCATCCCTGTTTCCATGGTAGCTAGATCAATTATCAGATGCTCCTCCGAACGGATCAAAGCTGTGTTGGGGGCCTCGCTGTACTTCGGCTGGGTGGCGGCTGCCCTGCTCCTGATTGGAGGGGTCACACTGTGCATCACTGTGGGAGTCTTTGGGTGGATGATGGGAATCTTTGGATGGATAGCCTCCCTAGTGCCCTGTGCTCTCTATATATTGCGCCCATTCTATTTTTTTCCTGAGCCCCCCTTTAGGGACATATGGATGCTTCTGATGCCAACCTTCATCTCCACCATCCTGGGAGCTCTAGGAGTGATGGGGTCCATCTTTGGGACCAGGTGCTGTAACTGCATCAAGAGTAACAGGACCAGGGTCAAGGCCAGGTTCATCGTTGGAATGTTCTTCATCCTGGCCGGTATCCTGCAGCTCACCACTGAATTTGTTATTGTCCATTACTTGATAACGGATGTCCACCTGCAGCTCACATATCTCGTCATTCATCCAATCAACTGGGTTATTATGTTAGCTGAATTGAGTTGCTGGTCCGCCTGCATGCTCCTGATCGGAGGGACCATACTCTGCTGCTCCATATTCAAGAGGAACCAACCAGACTTAACAATGACCCAATCAACCTCCCGCTAA